aaattctaaattttctaataaaaaatattcatgaaaGTACCTCCCTAGTAAGAAAAAAACAggataaaagaataaaaaaaattgtttttttttcacaaactaAAAATCGTGTAAAGTGGCTTATTCATTCATTAACTAATTGCTCTTCTAAGAATTTTCCAGTATATTgcagaacatatgtatgtgtcatcgacttctaaatttatttcacgttgctaattgcaatttttatttatttttaacgagCAAGTAAACAATTACAAACTAGTGTGTCAACAGGTTCGCCTTGTCTTACTTGAACTATAAACTCTCAGCAATATAAACTAGCTTTACGGtggcattttataatttttgggtaatttaAATGATGTTTTAGCTAGTTTCCTTAACAAAGTGTGTTTTTATAGCATTTATTAAGCTAAGAAGCTCCAGAGTTGCCACttgtacataattatttattagaatttttataaaaaaatatttaaaattaagaaaaagtttttgaaattaaaaatgctgTAAGTAATAActactttggttttttttttaatttttagtaatattttttgtattaaaaaatggccaccatattaaattgaattttctttttaaaatatatattaacaacTTTTAGATTTTATCTTCTTGACTTCCTGGTCATTAAGCATATTTATAATTCGTCTAAATTATGAACCACCCTATTGTTCATGCATTTATAGGTTAAAGTGAATGCTTGCATTCTTCACCTTagccattttacattttctacAATAATTTTACGATAAccctattaaaattttacaactgAAATGCACAGTTCAGTGTATTTTAAATGTTGTTTAgctgtaaattaaaattgtttcacaAAGCTTTTTATTACGCATAGTTTGACGTAACATCAAAATACAAACAGTAGCggtgtttatttttaaacacgTGACATAAATACGGCTAAATTAGCATTCACTTTCCccgcaaaatttatttttactttttagtgGCAACTGAAAGGATTCCCTCTATAAAAAATCAGCACCTACAAACGTGATAGAGTATTAAcgtaggttgttgttgttttatataactATGAGTTTCTATAGTATATATTTGCTTTCGAAAACTGATTAGTTAAATCCAAATAtttgatgctaaatatataGACTAAGTTTTACCCAACAAAccatagcaaataaaatattcgcttttcaaaattatcaaaatattttaggtaaaaaagcttaaaaattttttaattataataaaaatctttTTCAGAAACCGCTTGGATCCTCACACGTGAACGCAATCCCACTGAAGATGTTGTAAGAGCAGCCAAGCGTGTACTTGTAGCACAAGGCGTATCTTTGGATCCGTTAATTGTGACCGATCAATCAAATTGTTGAAGCGATCTGAATGAAAATCTAAACTCTGCACAagaatgtaaatattaataatataattaattaatataaaaaaataaagcactACAAATACCTGCATGAAAAAAAAGCTTTCTgattgaattaattatttaaatatttaattgaaacaggtggcaacacctcTCAAAATTAACTCAGAGAAAATTATTCGATTACCTAATCAATTTCTTCTACTtcgaagtaaatataaaaaaagtttcttctAACCATCACATCTATCCAAAAGGCCGGATCGGTTCAAACCCCAGATTACATAACCATCTTTTAGTGCTTAAAGCTTTCATATAACATCTGCACGGACTCGGTTTAATCCACCTCCTGGactaacaataaaatatattataatagcgGACGCctttacacagccaaattaattgatcaattaaaatttagattGAGAAACCAAATTTGCCCTTCCCACTGCCGGCTATTCgtttaatattcaatttaaaaaatatgtgcagTCTATTTGGTATCGTAAATCGATCTTAaccagcgttttaatcgagcagagaccggttaattggtcaattagctcctgtgtgaaaaggctattgtGCAGGTAATTTCAAACCATCTTGAATATAGTTAATTAACCTGATTTTTCTGACAGATATGATATCTGTTGATCAGGTCGAATCGGTTCAAACCCCATATTGCATAACCATCTTATAGTGCTTAAAGATTTTAGTTAACATCAGCATGGACTCGGTTTGATCCACCTCCTGTACTAACAATAAAATACTTTCTAATAGCGGACGCCCTTGCAGGCAATTTCAAACTATCTTGAGTATTTATGTACGGAAATAACCTTCTTGTTAAGTTCAAAACCTGTAGAACCCGATATAGGTTCAAAGTTTTACCATATTTTTGGATTCCGATTAATTCTGAATTAGGTGGTGTGAAAGAGAAAAACTCGATTCCATGATTCCTTACTCTCAGAACAAATTTCTCGAAGTAAAGGTTCTAGATTGGTCTAACCCCTTTAGCAAGGTAAAACCGTCGATGATCTGATTGAACAGTGGTTTTTTTGTTAGACAGGTTGTAGTTGTATGAAGAGATGCTCTGAGCGCCCTCTATAAGTCTATATTGATATTCAAAGATTATTAAGTTACTATTCTGACCCAAAATGGATCATCTTGAGATTTGTAAGAATTTTTAAACTAGAAAACGTATTATGATCAAAAAAATCTCAATATAAtcgaaattcaataaaaaatgaaaacaatttcatcatcgaaattaagcaattaacggtacttcataaattttttatagcgAGATCCGATTGCTCATTGGTTTATTTATGAATTAGTCTGATTATGCGACATTTTGTCATGTAATTGATTTTTATCACTTATTTAACGGTTAATTCATTATTATTGCAACAGtccgagaaaaaaatataaacaatcacTGAAACTGTGAATGTGTCAAACGTAGCATAACAAAATAATTCTTTGAACTTTATTTGTACAAACAAATGCTTTGAGCGCTCATatactgtacatatataaacaatattaaaacataaatatatagctGCGATTATATAAAGTGAGCATATGTGATGGCGAGAGAGATAGTGTTCAGCGATGGCTTAGGGTtctttacaaattatttatactatatttttttgtttttgttaacctttttttcgcatttcatttattatgtGTCAAATAAATAATCAATTCTATTGACGTTACGCCGCCGCCAGCCATTTAAGGCGTAttgatgttattgttattgcattttattggATGTTGCTATAAATTATGCGCGAGTGGTAGGATGAGCTTTCAGTTGATTTCCGGCACTGGCGCGTTCAACTTTACAATTCTAAACATAATTGGCGCAAAAACGCAGATTTTTGTGtgcaaaataaagtgaaatcagTTTAACGACAAAATATCAAAAGGATCATCGGGTTCTTTGTTAATTGTGTGAAATTGCAATACAAAAAGGATTCAAAACGATTTcaaactgaatttttaatattgtgcACTTACCGACAAAGTGTTTGcgaatatctgaaaataaagaagaataaataagtgttaatattaaaaaaaataattgaaaaattcaaaaatatttaaaaagtttgttttaatatatattttttgatttgataataaatattcctgTGAGCAATGAGTCCACAACTGAAAATGAGGTgagtttcaaataaatatgtaggtgtaatcaattttttcatttgatgaaaaataatattaggtttttgtttgaaaatttttgaaatttgaaaatgatcgaaaaagtaaaatttttaatatttagtaatatttggaaattaaaattttttttaaatttgaaaaattttgctaaattcaaattttgaaatttgacaatattgatttttattatatttttatatttgacaatattttggaagtttcaaatatttaaacagttttaaaatttaaatattgttcaaaattaatttttttatatgaaaattttgaaatttataattttagaaatttggaaatttatcgaatttcgaaattaaaaaaaaaaaggaaaatttaaaatattagaatagataagataaaaatattaaattccattaaatatttgaaatttttttaaaataattttttttgaagtctaaaatttttagtaataattttttttttaatattgaatctTAAATGTGGGATATCTCGTTCTTTGCGAAACATTTTTTAGGACCTATCATCGAAATTCTTATAAGTAAAAGCTTACTTAAaacgttttaaaaaaatgtatttgaatcaTAGTGGTCCACGTTGAACTTCTTCATTAAAATCGGCCGTAATACTATCTCTAAGTCCTATAAGCTGTATGAACAGATATTAGTAGACTAATCAATATCGCAAATAGATTTTAGAATTCGAATGTTAAGGATCTTTATTTTATCAGCGATCAACagtttcttaaatatttgcaacGGGAATGAACATATATGAATTTGGGAGTAATTCTAACCACTTtctataacaaaattttttctctctctctctttcctcAGTATTTACGCCGCTCTCTTGCTCCTCATTTGCCAAATGACAGCAGCGCAAGTACCCTTCCCACGTAGCTGTCCAGAAGTGAAGGTGCCCAAGGACTTTAACGCCGATGCTGTgagtaaattgtttaaattttaaatgaaaatttcttaaaaataaatttttattcttcCAGTACATGGGCACTTGGTATGAGTACGCCAAATATCCGCATATATTTGAGATCGCTAAGCGTTGTATGTCTGCGCGTTACACCAACAAAGGCAACAACACAATCGGTGTGGTGAATACATCAATTAATACGATGTAAgtgtataataataatgataataaatatatttctggcAATATGTAAAGTGGTTTAGGTCGATGATAGCTAGTTGCGGTGTTTATGAGAGACTCGAATTTTTATCTTATGCGATACCTTATATCTTAATATTACTATTCTATAAGTAGATTGTTGAGtaagtataagtatattttatatatgtgtgtatataggaaaataatattgaatgaataaataatgttatataaaaaatgttatttaaaataaaattatttaaaatttcgaaattttcgaaagctaaaactattttttgaagtaaaaaacttaaatcaaaaatatttttttaatttcctgaaatttaatttttttactaaaatctttaaaaatattttttttaatttttgtttacctcaataggtatttatttttattaaattgattaatatttttttatttaaacagaagtatatatatttaaaataattaaaaaaatataaatatattttgaatttatagcACTGGCCATACAACAAACACCACGGGAGTTGCACGCATGCTTGCCCCATCCCAGATAAATGTGCTCTTCAGCAAATATCGTAagtaaatttcatatattttaattaaaaatatatgaaacaaccaatattctaatatatttataaatttaaaattccttttttaaacttaaatgttttaaatattttacagttatatattaaattctagcattttataagtttttcaaaaagttttgatattatttacatttaattatttatttaaatgttttccaaTGGAAATCTTTTCTGACTTCATTTTACATGTGATTTTCttaataattgttatttatttttcttttacataaTTTCCAGCAAATGCCATTGATATACCGAACTATATTGTGCTGGGCACTGATTACAAATCATACAGTGTTGTCTACAGTTGCACTAATCTCACTTCATTTGCGCATACAAGTAAGTGTTAGAATAAAATgatggaaataatttttttaatttttaaaaattataaaaaaaaaatttatattattttaatatttttttttggtttttttattaattactatttttaaaatatttaatttcgataattagaataaaaaaataatataaacatatttagttgtttatattattttttatattttaatttttgaaacaccctatacatatctacttttatgaaaatattgaaaatatgaagtaaaatcaaaaatattaagtattaaTCTTCTAACAcacaaagaattttttttctaaatctcCAAACACACGCACTCCCAACCATAAcagaatattcatatatattcctATAGTTATTTTCCTAAGTACATAcgaatatatactatgtatatttatataaaacaatagcTGCTTAGACAAAAAGCTATCACATCCGCTAATCACTTTGGCGTTTGgcgttagcaaaaaaaaaaaacgaataaaacaattattatgcAATCCACAAAACAATTATGCTCatcgtaaataaattaaagcgaACCACAATTAATTTATGCAGACAGCTACACCAAATATGCAATCACATACAGAAGTACGCGAGTGCTtacgtgcatatgtacataagtatttacATACGTGGTAGCTAGAATATATAGCGTGCGCGCAGGTCATTCGATTGCAGAATAAATGCCGATAAAACGGTGCTCTGTTGTTTCCAAGCACTTTTCCGCATTCCCttaagtatatttaaatatgtatatggaagtatatatataaacaaaatatttttggattatATAAGTCAGACGTTTCTTTCCTACAAACTATTTAACGATTTAATAACGGTtccaaaaatgtacatattgaaTGAACAAGCGCATAGCAATAACAAATTGTTACTAAAGCTAACGATATTTGCTTAAGCTCTGTAAAGCGAGTAAGAAAAACTACATTTTGGATGGAACtgaacattaaatattttctaaattctaAGAACTTCGGGAATATGAAATATACGGAGGTAACCGAAGTCAGGTTTTGATATTAGACAATGTTATGAATCTATTCGGTCcgtatttgttataaaaatgaattattctAACCTTCTTAGATATCCATATCTATCATAGCTCCAAACAGACTGACTAAAATCTTTCAGATTGGTACTAAGCCCACAAGAGAAGGGAAGTCCAATTCTCGAACTGATCCATATATGATTCAGTTCTGTAAACCGACTGGCTTTGCTGGATccatctccacctggtctttcccacggagtggaggtctttctTTTCCTCGGCTTTCTCCAGAGAGTACTTAGGAATCATGAGAGACTGTAGAATTTAGTCTTTGTTCATCAAGAGAGGActttcattacttttcaattgcctacttagacCAAGCGTAGTGATAAACTAGAGCagagaatattttatttcaagatTACCGAGCATTTAATATACTAAAAACCAGCTTTATCGAAAATCACAACCATTCATCACAATTTTTTCTACTACCACTTACAGAACTCCTCTGGATCATGACACGCGAACGCAAACCTTCAGCTGAAGCTATAAGTACGGCTAAGAAAATCATGGATGATAATAACTTGCCACAATCGTTCCTACTGATCGCTGATCAGGAGAATTGTCCCGATGTGGTATCCAGCTATGGCACAACCATTAGCTTCGGTGATACcaccattaacaacaacaacgctaatAAGATTAACAAACCTGATAATGCACCAGATGATAGTGTAATTTTGAAGCGTATTGCAGCCGCCGCCACAAGTACCGCCAATCCGTCTACCGCCGAGTTCGAACTACTGGATACCACAGCAGAGACCGCGGCTAATGTCATCGAATTGGCATGAGAGTTGTTTAGGCGCATTTGGCAGCGCATCATGGATATATTGTCGTGGTTTTTTGCTTTGCCGTGATTGAGTTTGAGCTTTAAGCtcacctatatacatatttacataattacatacatatttaccattACTAACGTACAGTGTTTGTAGACGCCTTTAGCTGTCTGCTTTTCGAACAAGTTTTACCTATATTGTAAAGCTTTGATGCGAGTATTATATAGTTTGTAGTTGGTAGTCTTAAGAATGTTTAacactaataaaaaatatgaaattcgaTTTTGAAAAAGGTatgaatgtttgtttttttaacaagggccttttttaatatttcgctCATAAAAATATGCTAAACTGTGTTTCCGATAATTATACAGTAATAAAGGTAAAAAACTatggcctacatttaggcgaatTGTTATATTTTAGCAAAGTTTCACATCCAAGTTTTGATTTTcagaatatttgtattaaaaataacaaagctTCTGTTCTTTCCTAGTCGAGAGCGATCAGTCCTCAGCCTCGCCGCATTTCAACAAAGCCTCTATAAAATCTAGTTCTCTTCTCTCCCTCTCCTCTTTTAATCACATTAAACTGAAACTATGTTGTCTAAATACCTTGACTCAACGACATGGCATGATTCTACCTAACTTTATCTTCGTTATAATGGCGTAACgagatacaaaaatatttaacctcAAAATTAGAAACTTTTGCCATTGTACGGACCATAACAGCTGGTTTAATGCCGTTTATGGTTAAATGAAAGCCATTCAATCTGGCTCAAATTGAACTTTCCTGAACTTgtctaaaataaatacatagatGAGTATAGTCAAGATTTGTGGCCAGACAAAGCTAGCCACCAATGTGGTTAAAGGTGTGAGTAGAACACTGTGTGTCGATAGTATTCGGacaatattttgtacaaaaatgctTAGGGTTACAGtgaaactgaaaatatattttaccaaATGGAGATGTTGTAGAATAAGGCTGTGGTATTCGTTGAATGGTAGTAGATATTATGAATAGAGTCTTAGCGACTTCTTTCGGCGACTATTATTTCAGCGTTGCAAAGCATGGATTCTTCGCAGCTGAAGTTCTGTATGAAGAATTAGTGGAGCCCCACTTTTTTCAGAGACAACTCGATGCACACTTATGTGTGATCCAGTGTTGATATGCCGACGTGCGAGTATACCATAAAAACAGGAAAAATCGCAATAATTTTATCACATACTGTTGTTTCATCACACATAAATGAGCTGAAGACAAACTTTTTGTCGTAACAACTTCGCTTGACCGCTTGGCTCAAGACACATCAAGCTGCTTTTcgcttacttacttacatactttTGCGCTTAGTCGCTTACATGCTGCCACATGAGTTTGTCTGCTGTTTAGTCGCTGAGTTCACGCTGATGCTGTGGCCGCGACCACACAAAAATGGATTTGGTCGCTTAATGGGAAATCATTAATTAGTTTAGTTTTCCCAATAACTTCTGGGGAGGACAACAACGCTTGTTAATTGGGGTTGGTTTGGTTGTGGGGAGCTCTGTTGGAGAAATCTACGGATTTTTTTCTCCGCAACTTAATTTCAGCTTGACCACAGGGGTTGCGACGACTCGCATGTTGATGAGTTGGAATGGATTTGGAGATGAGAATTTACGTACACATATACACGAGTATTTGGGGCGCCAGCGGCAGACGTGCGTAATGCAACTTTCAGTGGGATCAAGTGGCAAAAATTACCAAAGCTCAATTAATGTGCAGCACAAGCAATTCGGTGGCAAGCTGTGTGgtagatattgttgttgtaattttcttttttttttctttcggtGGGATTTTGGTTTGCTTGTTAATTTCCTTGTCGTTTTCACGATGAAATACCTAAAATCTCAATCAGTGTTTGAGAAGAAAGCAAGAGAGAAGACCAAATGCTAAATACGATGGAATTTTGTTAAGATGCGGACTCTTTTGAGAAAGAGGACACTTTGAGGTTAAGCTAAGCTTGAGTTCGCAATTCCGAACCCCTAGATTGAATAGGGTTTCACTTGTTTAATCTGAATTTAACACTTAGTGTTTATATAGAATGCAGTTTGGAGCGTGGGATCAACTCAATGGTCGAGAGGACTCCTCTATTATTATGTCTAGGTTGGAAATGGCAATCTCTTTCTAGAGGTATGTAATGattaaattgataatttaaGGGTATTTCCCTTGGGATTGAATGACCAAATCCCTCTTGACACACTGAGACTGTGAATAATATGGGATTGAAATTATATCTCGGAACAGCATCGGCGATAAGTACTTAAGTGGGttagagagaaagagagtgtgagagagagagagaaaggaaGAGCGTAAAAACTGTCCGATCAGAATTAGGGTTTGACTCTGGGCAAAacccgacaaaattaaaaaagatcTGGAAAGCCTACCAACAGTAACTTTTCCATACAATTAAGGCAGTATAATTTAAATAGGAATTTGAGAAGGGAATAGTTCAACCACAACACTATATGCGATGGAATGGGAGCAACAAGTGGTCGATCTACACAGTTCTGAGTACAAGTTTGAACCCACAATTGAATTAGAGAGGTTTACAGGAAATAATTCGTTTAAGGCTCGAATGTCTGCGCAATATCCCTAAGACTCTAAgcttaaatatttctaaagcaaacacttttaaaatttcaaaccaaaactaGTTGGCAAAGAGCTTCTTCCGCTATACTCACATactcaaaattatacaaataagcaaaaaaaaacatagaaataCCCGTCTGTCTCTCCGGAGACCTTTTTCCAATCTTTACTTTTCTTTCCACTTCAAAGTGTGAAGTTTTTCTATTTTAGCGAAAACTTCTTGTTTGTCTAGTCGGCGGTATTCCCGAGGGCCACTGTGTGCCACCGGTTGAATTGTTTGGGAAGTTTCGATTTCAATTGCTCCCCTCTTTAAAAAGGCATACACTGTAACTT
This portion of the Zeugodacus cucurbitae isolate PBARC_wt_2022May chromosome 3, idZeuCucr1.2, whole genome shotgun sequence genome encodes:
- the LOC105210883 gene encoding apolipoprotein D, which encodes MSPQLKMSIYAALLLLICQMTAAQVPFPRSCPEVKVPKDFNADAYMGTWYEYAKYPHIFEIAKRCMSARYTNKGNNTIGVVNTSINTITGHTTNTTGVARMLAPSQINVLFSKYPNAIDIPNYIVLGTDYKSYSVVYSCTNLTSFAHTKLLWIMTRERKPSAEAISTAKKIMDDNNLPQSFLLIADQENCPDVVSSYGTTISFGDTTINNNNANKINKPDNAPDDSVILKRIAAAATSTANPSTAEFELLDTTAETAANVIELA